Proteins encoded in a region of the Streptomyces sp. NBC_00258 genome:
- a CDS encoding SpoIIE family protein phosphatase: MNARLALLSTVEPGVAESEIFRLALQHAVGELGALGGMIHLRGPMSALRLVSAAGLPPALTRAWEIIDQEGPLAPARALHQGSGVWAPRELTAHSVAGEAAWPGSGLAAAPLSSGDRSIGALSVVTGEGGEPTPEQWDFLRAVIAWTEERMAQAPPPSGPVQTEFSGERLRQALKEVSVGSWDWDIRTGDLIWDEAALELYGTRPADFTGKIENWMRTVHPDDLAPTLGAAQRAIRDHTVYEAEYRVRGLDGTYGWTQARGRATYDEHGEPLRMIGVGWESNESRSARDALSRALRHMSDGFLAFDDEWRITFANLEAERTLGLSEEELFGRVLWELPTAQQVPGMESRFRKAAAEDKPASFDVHMPEGDRRYHLRLVPGPDGRTLYFTDVTERRRHEEERQAAERVASERAAQIAELTAALAKATTSRDVVDALAPRVLPPFAAAGLLVQTVEGELLHTVGAVGYPDDFLATVDRRPRISGDPGWDAITSDTPLFLSSAQELAARSPGQADLPGRAGKQAWAFLPLTASGVTFGVCVVAFDRPRRLTDDERTLLTTISALVAQALERARLYDAEHTRSRELQRSLLPRDLPTPSACTAAARYLPAGQGMDVGGDWYDIIPLSGGQVALVVGDVMGHGLPEAATMGRLRTAVHTLADLELPPDEIMSHLNDIVGGMGEESYVTCLYALYDSTTQICSITRAGHPPPAVVHPDGTVHFPELAADPPLGAAEPPFETVELAVPEGSLLVLYTDGLVESSTREIDEGMADLAGLLRTAHITDVAPDGEHDRLERLCDSLTAGLLPAEHQAADDAALLVARLHALPVERMASWSLPEDPRAAGQARRHVREQLSAWGLDSLTPTTELLASELVGNVVRHAKGPVSLRLLHDDELVCEVFDGSLTMPRIRRATETDEGGRGLQLITALSRRWGTRYTATGKCIWTEQALLGPDSRKDEPSDALELMFPHVGEFDGDLDALPFGDQEL; encoded by the coding sequence ATGAATGCACGGCTGGCTCTGCTCAGCACGGTGGAACCAGGTGTCGCGGAGAGTGAGATCTTCCGGTTGGCACTCCAGCACGCGGTGGGCGAGCTCGGTGCCCTGGGAGGGATGATCCACCTTCGCGGCCCCATGTCCGCCCTGCGGCTGGTGTCTGCCGCCGGTCTCCCGCCCGCCCTCACCCGGGCCTGGGAGATCATCGACCAGGAGGGCCCGCTGGCCCCCGCCCGTGCTTTGCACCAGGGCAGCGGTGTCTGGGCGCCGCGGGAGCTCACGGCACATTCCGTGGCCGGGGAGGCCGCATGGCCGGGCAGCGGACTGGCGGCCGCCCCGCTGTCCAGCGGGGACCGCAGCATCGGGGCCCTCTCCGTCGTCACGGGCGAGGGGGGCGAGCCCACCCCGGAGCAGTGGGACTTCCTGCGGGCTGTGATCGCCTGGACCGAGGAACGCATGGCCCAGGCGCCCCCGCCGTCCGGGCCCGTGCAGACCGAGTTCAGCGGCGAGCGCCTGCGGCAGGCCCTCAAGGAGGTCAGCGTCGGCTCCTGGGACTGGGACATCCGGACCGGCGACCTCATCTGGGACGAGGCCGCCCTAGAGCTCTACGGAACCAGACCGGCCGACTTCACCGGCAAGATCGAGAACTGGATGAGGACCGTCCACCCCGACGACCTCGCCCCGACACTGGGCGCCGCGCAGCGGGCGATCCGCGACCACACGGTGTACGAGGCGGAGTACCGCGTACGCGGCCTGGACGGTACGTACGGCTGGACCCAGGCCCGCGGCAGGGCGACGTACGACGAACACGGCGAACCCCTCCGGATGATCGGCGTGGGCTGGGAGAGCAACGAGTCCCGGTCCGCCCGTGACGCCCTCAGCCGCGCCCTGCGCCATATGAGCGACGGCTTCCTGGCGTTCGACGACGAGTGGCGGATCACCTTCGCCAACCTTGAGGCGGAACGCACGCTGGGCCTCTCCGAGGAGGAGCTGTTCGGGCGTGTCCTGTGGGAACTGCCCACCGCACAGCAGGTGCCCGGCATGGAGAGCCGCTTCCGCAAGGCCGCGGCCGAGGACAAGCCCGCCAGTTTCGACGTGCACATGCCGGAGGGCGACCGCCGCTACCACCTGCGGCTGGTGCCCGGCCCCGACGGCCGCACCCTCTACTTCACCGACGTCACCGAGAGGCGGCGGCACGAGGAGGAGCGTCAGGCCGCCGAGCGGGTCGCGTCCGAGCGCGCGGCCCAGATAGCGGAGTTGACGGCGGCCCTCGCGAAGGCGACGACGTCGCGGGACGTGGTGGACGCGCTGGCCCCACGGGTGCTGCCGCCGTTCGCCGCCGCCGGACTCCTGGTGCAGACGGTCGAGGGCGAGTTGCTGCACACCGTGGGAGCGGTCGGCTACCCCGACGACTTCCTCGCCACGGTCGACCGCCGCCCGCGGATATCGGGCGACCCGGGCTGGGACGCGATCACGTCCGACACACCGCTCTTCCTGTCCTCCGCGCAGGAACTCGCCGCGCGTTCACCGGGACAGGCCGATCTGCCCGGGCGCGCGGGCAAACAGGCATGGGCGTTCCTGCCGTTGACGGCGTCCGGCGTCACCTTCGGCGTCTGCGTCGTGGCCTTCGACCGCCCGCGCCGCCTCACCGACGACGAGCGCACCCTGCTGACCACGATCAGCGCCCTGGTCGCCCAGGCACTGGAACGGGCGAGGCTCTACGACGCCGAACACACCCGTTCCCGCGAACTCCAGCGCAGCCTGCTCCCTCGGGACCTGCCCACCCCGTCGGCATGCACGGCGGCGGCCCGCTACCTCCCCGCGGGACAGGGCATGGACGTGGGGGGCGACTGGTACGACATCATCCCTCTCTCGGGCGGCCAGGTGGCTCTGGTGGTCGGCGACGTGATGGGCCACGGCCTGCCGGAGGCGGCGACGATGGGCCGCCTGCGCACGGCGGTCCACACCCTCGCCGACCTGGAACTGCCGCCCGACGAGATCATGAGCCATCTGAACGACATCGTCGGCGGCATGGGCGAGGAGTCGTACGTCACCTGCCTGTACGCGCTGTACGACTCGACCACGCAGATCTGCTCCATCACCCGGGCGGGCCATCCACCGCCGGCCGTGGTCCACCCCGACGGCACGGTCCACTTTCCGGAACTGGCCGCCGACCCCCCGCTGGGCGCGGCCGAACCACCTTTCGAGACGGTCGAGTTGGCGGTGCCGGAGGGCAGCCTGCTCGTGCTCTACACCGACGGCCTGGTGGAGTCGTCCACGCGGGAGATCGACGAGGGCATGGCGGACCTGGCCGGGCTGCTGCGCACGGCGCACATCACGGACGTGGCCCCGGACGGGGAGCACGATCGTCTCGAACGTCTCTGTGACAGCCTGACGGCCGGCCTTCTCCCCGCCGAGCACCAGGCGGCCGACGACGCGGCGCTCCTCGTCGCCCGGCTGCACGCCCTGCCCGTCGAGAGGATGGCCTCCTGGTCGCTCCCCGAGGACCCCAGGGCGGCCGGCCAGGCCCGCCGCCACGTCCGTGAGCAGCTCTCCGCTTGGGGCCTCGACAGCCTTACACCCACCACGGAACTCCTGGCCAGCGAACTGGTCGGCAACGTCGTACGCCACGCCAAGGGCCCCGTCAGCCTGCGTCTCCTGCACGACGACGAACTGGTCTGCGAGGTCTTCGACGGCAGCCTGACCATGCCCCGCATCCGCCGGGCGACGGAAACCGACGAGGGAGGCCGCGGCCTGCAACTGATCACGGCTCTCTCCCGACGCTGGGGCACGCGCTACACCGCGACAGGAAAATGCATCTGGACCGAGCAGGCACTCCTCGGCCCGGACAGCCGCAAGGACGAGCCGTCCGACGCCCTGGAGCTGATGTTCCCGCACGTCGGGGAGTTCGACGGAGACCTGGACGCGCTCCCCTTCGGGGACCAGGAGTTGTAG
- a CDS encoding serine/threonine-protein kinase → MLSNGGPGAGGFQPLEDGDPRVVGGYRLVARLGSGGMGRVYLSHTPGGRAVAVKVIRPELAENAEFRKRFQAEVAAASRVHGLYTAPVVDSDTEGSVPWCATAYVPGPSLADAIRDHGALPVDTVLRLIAGVAEALQAVHREGIVHRDLKPSNVLLADDGPRVIDFGVARAADATSVTQSGMALGTVAYMAPEQALGGEAAPSADVFALGQTAVFASTGHGAFGDGDAHAVLYRVVHEPPDLGQVPEEIRELVARCLRKPAAERPSVEEVIRSVQTIQAHRGDEAGFTSGAWLPGELAAGLAARAEGAQQAQARPEAAPSAHGSGGFGAAGSGGGFGPAGSGGFGPAAAYSPTSPSHAAQSHAALPGPFVMGSPAAPGAYTPPPWPQPQEPAAAQTSPVATDGAGRGARRWMLSAAAVVLVAGGAAAALLLVPRDGDKDDTGAAEVAASRTAQVAEKSPSASGSPSVKASKKPKPTKSVLPSGPSGPATPTQAPNPAPPAASSEPAAPKAPAPVTYSGIRMTASHDLYLTDTPVRPKADTGSSDEDLTYAVYSSGAVLAPGTTSGSSLALLPSGRPGSVEACKAATGYKSYIWIKDLSVGQQMCVISGTGHVGLVTYQGSSGTTYATLDVKVWRDAA, encoded by the coding sequence GTGTTGAGCAACGGTGGGCCCGGCGCGGGAGGTTTCCAGCCTCTGGAGGACGGCGATCCGCGGGTCGTGGGCGGCTACCGGCTGGTGGCACGGCTCGGGTCCGGCGGCATGGGGCGGGTCTATCTCTCCCACACGCCGGGCGGGCGGGCCGTCGCGGTCAAGGTGATCCGGCCGGAGCTGGCCGAGAACGCCGAGTTCCGCAAGCGGTTCCAGGCCGAGGTGGCGGCCGCGAGCCGGGTGCACGGGCTCTACACGGCCCCGGTCGTCGACAGCGACACCGAAGGCTCCGTCCCGTGGTGTGCGACCGCCTATGTGCCGGGTCCGTCCCTCGCCGACGCGATACGCGACCACGGGGCACTGCCCGTCGACACCGTGCTGCGGCTGATCGCCGGTGTCGCGGAGGCACTGCAGGCGGTGCACCGGGAGGGCATCGTGCACCGGGACCTCAAGCCGTCGAACGTGCTGCTCGCCGACGACGGCCCGCGCGTCATCGACTTCGGAGTCGCACGGGCGGCGGACGCCACCTCGGTGACGCAGAGCGGCATGGCTCTCGGCACGGTCGCCTACATGGCCCCGGAACAGGCGCTCGGCGGCGAGGCCGCCCCCTCGGCCGACGTCTTCGCGCTGGGGCAGACCGCCGTGTTCGCCTCGACGGGCCACGGCGCCTTCGGGGACGGGGACGCGCACGCGGTGCTCTACCGGGTGGTGCACGAGCCGCCCGACCTCGGCCAGGTGCCCGAGGAGATACGGGAGTTGGTGGCGAGGTGTCTGCGCAAGCCCGCCGCCGAGCGGCCTTCCGTCGAGGAGGTCATTCGCTCCGTCCAGACGATCCAGGCGCATCGTGGTGACGAGGCCGGGTTCACATCGGGGGCGTGGCTGCCGGGCGAGTTGGCGGCGGGGCTGGCAGCTCGGGCCGAAGGAGCCCAACAGGCCCAGGCCCGGCCGGAGGCGGCTCCGAGCGCTCACGGTTCCGGCGGATTCGGGGCCGCGGGCTCCGGCGGCGGATTCGGCCCCGCCGGCTCCGGGGGTTTCGGCCCCGCGGCGGCCTACTCCCCCACCTCGCCGTCCCACGCGGCGCAGTCCCATGCCGCACTGCCGGGGCCGTTCGTGATGGGGTCTCCGGCGGCACCGGGTGCGTACACGCCGCCTCCATGGCCCCAGCCGCAGGAACCGGCCGCCGCGCAGACCTCTCCGGTCGCCACGGACGGCGCGGGCCGCGGGGCCCGGCGCTGGATGCTGTCGGCGGCCGCCGTCGTGCTCGTCGCCGGTGGAGCGGCCGCCGCGCTGCTGCTCGTCCCGAGGGACGGCGACAAGGACGACACCGGGGCCGCTGAGGTGGCCGCGTCGCGGACGGCCCAGGTGGCCGAGAAGTCCCCGTCGGCGTCCGGCTCCCCGTCCGTCAAGGCGTCGAAGAAGCCGAAGCCCACCAAGTCCGTGCTGCCGTCCGGCCCTTCGGGGCCCGCGACACCCACACAGGCTCCGAACCCGGCTCCCCCGGCCGCGTCCAGCGAGCCCGCGGCGCCCAAGGCCCCTGCCCCGGTGACGTACTCCGGGATCCGGATGACCGCGAGCCACGACCTGTATCTGACGGACACCCCGGTGCGCCCCAAGGCTGACACCGGCAGCTCGGACGAGGATCTGACGTACGCCGTGTACTCCTCGGGCGCTGTCCTCGCCCCCGGCACCACATCCGGCAGTTCCCTTGCCCTGCTCCCGTCGGGGCGGCCGGGAAGCGTGGAGGCGTGCAAGGCAGCGACCGGCTACAAGAGCTACATCTGGATCAAGGACCTGTCGGTCGGCCAGCAGATGTGCGTCATCAGCGGGACAGGACACGTGGGGCTGGTGACGTACCAGGGTTCGTCCGGGACGACGTACGCCACCCTGGACGTGAAGGTGTGGCGCGACGCGGCCTAG
- a CDS encoding sugar ABC transporter substrate-binding protein, which yields MKACIRGAAIALTAISTAVALEACGQDTEDNSHTGNTPMIGVLLPDSTTARWETQDRLLLQERITELCDDCTVENANAKGDVAIQQEQVDSMLTKGVDAIVLVAVDARSLRPAVRKADEAGVPVIAYDRLAEGPIAGYVSFDGEEVGRLQGRALLTAMGDRAPDDQIVMMNGDPSDPNAVSFKKGALSVLQGRVKIGEAYDTLQWRTETAHMNMSAAIAALGVENIDGVYAANDGLAAGCISALKSNKVTPLPPVTGQDAELGAVRRIVGGDQYMTVYKPFGPEASAGAAMAVAAARDESLDRVAKGEVTPIGGHTVPAVLLTPVSVTVDTIEDTLVKDGVYTVEQICTPQLGAACDKAGLT from the coding sequence ATGAAGGCCTGCATCCGGGGCGCGGCCATCGCCTTGACCGCGATCTCGACGGCCGTTGCCCTTGAGGCCTGCGGACAGGACACCGAGGACAACTCCCACACCGGGAACACGCCGATGATCGGCGTACTGCTGCCGGACTCCACCACTGCCCGCTGGGAGACGCAGGACCGCCTCTTGCTCCAGGAGAGGATCACGGAGCTGTGCGACGACTGCACGGTCGAGAACGCCAACGCCAAGGGCGATGTGGCCATCCAGCAGGAACAGGTGGACTCGATGCTCACCAAGGGGGTCGACGCCATCGTCCTGGTGGCCGTGGACGCCAGATCGCTCCGCCCCGCGGTCAGGAAGGCGGACGAGGCGGGCGTCCCGGTCATCGCCTACGACCGCCTCGCCGAGGGCCCGATCGCGGGCTATGTCTCCTTCGACGGCGAGGAGGTGGGCAGGCTCCAGGGCAGGGCACTGCTCACAGCGATGGGCGACAGGGCGCCCGACGACCAGATCGTCATGATGAACGGCGATCCCAGTGACCCCAACGCGGTGTCGTTCAAGAAGGGCGCGCTGTCCGTGCTTCAGGGGCGGGTGAAGATCGGCGAGGCGTACGACACCCTCCAGTGGAGGACGGAGACCGCGCACATGAACATGTCCGCCGCGATCGCCGCCCTGGGCGTCGAGAACATCGACGGGGTCTACGCCGCCAACGACGGCCTCGCCGCCGGCTGTATCTCCGCCCTCAAGTCGAACAAGGTCACCCCGCTGCCCCCGGTCACCGGGCAGGACGCCGAACTCGGAGCCGTGCGACGCATCGTCGGCGGCGATCAGTACATGACCGTCTACAAGCCCTTCGGACCCGAGGCTTCCGCCGGCGCCGCGATGGCCGTGGCCGCGGCCCGCGACGAGAGCCTCGACCGGGTCGCGAAGGGCGAGGTGACGCCCATCGGCGGGCACACCGTTCCGGCTGTGCTGCTCACCCCCGTGTCCGTGACCGTCGACACCATCGAGGACACCTTGGTGAAGGACGGCGTCTACACGGTCGAGCAGATCTGCACCCCCCAACTCGGGGCCGCCTGTGACAAGGCCGGACTCACCTGA
- a CDS encoding sugar ABC transporter permease, whose amino-acid sequence MRNTADGTRSEPASPGSGAGRPRRGRPLPRVAEKGIAVFRRKVRAGELGSLPVVLVLAAVWIVFQSLNSNFLSPRNLSNLSVDIVGTGLIAVGIVFVLLLGELDLSVGSISGLAAAAFAVLNVNHGVPEWLAVVIAVLAGTLAGTVQGFSVARTRVPAFVVTLAGLLTWNGLMLYILGTSGTVNLDENGLVAKLTSYYFTNDAAAYGLAAVAACVVFLVSYQDMRRRKAVGMPHRSLRGIAVRTGVLAVVAFAAAYLLNRFQGLPLALLIFLVVVAGLDIVLRRTHYGRQVYALGGSMEAARRASLSVTRVQTAVLAVSGTMAAIGGLFLASRITSVSQGSGSGVLLVNAIAAAVIGGTSLFGGRGTTWSAVLGMLIIQSIASGMAITDTPTAVQFIITGGVLFAAVLIDSLSRRSQQARGRA is encoded by the coding sequence ATGCGCAACACGGCGGACGGCACACGGTCCGAGCCCGCTTCACCCGGCTCCGGGGCCGGTCGGCCGCGGCGCGGGCGGCCGTTGCCCCGTGTCGCGGAGAAGGGGATCGCCGTCTTCCGGCGCAAAGTGCGCGCCGGCGAACTGGGCTCGCTCCCCGTCGTCCTCGTCCTCGCCGCGGTCTGGATCGTCTTCCAGTCGCTCAACTCGAACTTCCTGTCCCCACGGAACCTGTCGAACCTCAGCGTGGACATCGTCGGTACGGGTCTGATCGCGGTCGGCATCGTCTTCGTACTGCTGCTCGGTGAACTCGATCTGTCGGTCGGCTCGATCAGTGGTCTCGCGGCGGCGGCCTTCGCCGTGCTGAACGTCAACCACGGCGTGCCGGAATGGCTCGCCGTCGTCATCGCGGTGCTCGCGGGAACCCTGGCGGGAACCGTCCAGGGCTTCTCCGTGGCCAGGACCCGGGTGCCGGCGTTCGTCGTCACCCTGGCCGGGCTGCTCACCTGGAACGGCCTCATGCTCTACATCCTCGGGACCAGCGGCACGGTCAACCTCGACGAGAACGGTCTTGTCGCCAAGCTGACCAGCTACTACTTCACCAACGACGCCGCGGCCTACGGTCTGGCGGCGGTCGCCGCATGTGTGGTCTTCCTCGTGTCCTACCAGGACATGCGGCGGCGCAAGGCCGTCGGTATGCCGCACCGCTCGCTCCGGGGAATCGCGGTGCGCACGGGAGTGCTCGCGGTGGTCGCGTTCGCCGCCGCGTATCTGCTCAACCGATTCCAGGGGCTGCCGCTCGCGCTCCTGATCTTCCTCGTGGTGGTGGCCGGCCTCGACATCGTTCTCCGCCGCACGCACTACGGTCGTCAGGTCTACGCGCTGGGCGGCAGCATGGAGGCGGCCCGGCGCGCCAGCCTGAGTGTGACGCGGGTGCAGACCGCGGTGCTCGCGGTCTCGGGCACCATGGCCGCGATCGGCGGCCTGTTCCTGGCCTCGCGCATCACGTCGGTGAGCCAGGGTTCGGGTTCGGGCGTCCTGCTGGTCAACGCCATCGCGGCGGCCGTCATCGGCGGGACCAGCCTGTTCGGCGGACGCGGCACCACCTGGTCCGCGGTGCTCGGCATGCTGATCATCCAGTCGATCGCCTCGGGCATGGCGATCACGGACACCCCCACGGCCGTCCAGTTCATCATCACGGGCGGGGTGCTCTTCGCCGCGGTCCTCATCGACTCGCTGTCACGGCGCTCCCAGCAGGCCCGCGGACGGGCTTGA
- a CDS encoding ATP-binding cassette domain-containing protein: MVSVPSPPLLALHGVCKRYGVIEVLDDIELEIHAGQVVALLGDNGAGKSTLVKVISGVSPADRGSIEWEGRAVHIRRPHDARDLGIAAVYQDLALCGNLDVVGNLFLGQEIRRLGFLDEVEMERRTRSLLDRLTRGIPDLRAPVVSLSSGQRQTVAIARSLLGDPRVLLLDEPTAALGFEQTSEVLDLVDQLRDRGLGVLLISHNMGDIKALADRAAVLRLGRNNGFFDVNTASQEQIISSITGATENVPRRTASQEAGW; encoded by the coding sequence ATGGTTTCCGTGCCGAGTCCCCCCTTGCTGGCACTGCACGGCGTATGCAAGCGCTACGGCGTCATCGAGGTCCTCGACGACATCGAGCTGGAGATCCACGCCGGACAGGTCGTCGCTCTGCTGGGCGACAACGGGGCGGGCAAGTCCACCCTGGTCAAGGTGATCTCCGGGGTCTCCCCCGCGGACAGGGGCTCCATCGAGTGGGAGGGCCGGGCGGTCCACATCAGGCGTCCCCACGACGCCCGGGACCTCGGCATCGCCGCCGTCTACCAGGACCTCGCGCTGTGCGGAAACCTCGACGTCGTCGGCAATCTGTTCCTCGGGCAGGAGATCCGCAGGCTCGGGTTCCTCGACGAGGTGGAGATGGAGCGCCGCACCAGAAGCCTGCTGGACCGCCTGACCCGAGGCATCCCCGATCTGCGCGCCCCCGTCGTCTCGCTGTCCAGCGGTCAGCGGCAGACGGTCGCCATCGCTCGTTCACTGCTCGGCGACCCGCGGGTCCTGCTCCTGGACGAACCGACCGCGGCACTGGGATTCGAGCAGACCAGCGAGGTCCTGGACCTCGTCGACCAGCTGCGTGACCGTGGTCTGGGCGTCCTGCTCATCAGCCACAACATGGGTGACATCAAGGCTCTCGCGGACCGGGCGGCCGTCCTGCGGCTGGGCCGCAACAACGGCTTCTTCGACGTGAACACCGCGTCCCAGGAACAGATCATCTCCTCGATCACCGGCGCCACGGAGAACGTGCCCCGCCGGACGGCCTCCCAGGAGGCAGGGTGGTGA
- a CDS encoding protein kinase domain-containing protein: MGPYRPVARLGAGGMGEVFLARDDQQRTVAVKVIRPELAANRDFRIRFRREVDAARAVSGRYTATVVDADPDGPVPWLATAHILGPTLADAVEEHGPLPPKSVLALGAGLAEALIAVHSAGLVHRDLKPSNVLLSAEGPRVIDFGIVRATDGYELTLSGVLLGSPRYMCPEHATGDPMGPEGDVFCLGSVLAFAATGNAPFDGSSAATLLYQVVHGTPDLTGVPDPLDTIIELCLDKSPTARPTPDRVSAACAPGGTDALDWEGWLPEPMAASISQQAADLMDLDLGPGSGADVVEREAACAGTGSTVAAGVRTDPRVAVQQLVTERPSPSRVVFPKAPTPSPPPEKSPDPVTHRSRRRARPRPSRRTVLAAAALGAVGLGSGVAALLDEPKEGSESAPKPAGPAPKPLWVYQGDALVKAPATFYKDTALLKSQSGALFCLGLADGTRPRWTYRGVSQSPTPPLLVSGDVVALGTGATVLGVDPATGVERFSLDFGEDFRFDTLLGGFSDQRVTISGLRFSRPDGSQGSATSTNVVLNTDLRERRANVISISEEDIGLDLKPVMASSRFVYMDGLHRLTARGTASRGNVVWRRPMNSDSDARSAPVVLGGTVFAVDSELIAVDLESGAVRWRVKEEKGGFASVAATAGTVYCTTRNPHGVQAFDAADGTRRWFRRTPRLDLGNALVAGGGSVFVTAARNRDGFYALDAQKGELLWNFTDGRDTGINDWQLACGSEGPLIAQHFNKVYALPIPRL, translated from the coding sequence TTGGGACCGTACCGTCCTGTCGCGCGGCTCGGCGCCGGCGGGATGGGGGAGGTCTTCCTCGCCCGGGACGATCAGCAGCGGACCGTGGCCGTCAAGGTCATCAGGCCGGAGCTGGCCGCGAACAGGGACTTCCGGATCCGTTTCCGCCGCGAGGTGGACGCGGCACGGGCGGTGAGCGGCAGATACACGGCCACCGTCGTGGACGCCGACCCGGACGGCCCCGTCCCCTGGCTCGCCACCGCGCACATCCTCGGTCCGACGCTGGCCGACGCGGTCGAGGAACACGGGCCGCTGCCGCCGAAGTCGGTGCTGGCCCTCGGGGCGGGACTCGCCGAGGCACTGATCGCCGTGCACTCCGCGGGGCTGGTGCACCGCGATCTCAAACCGTCCAACGTGCTGCTCTCCGCCGAGGGCCCGCGGGTCATCGACTTCGGGATCGTCCGCGCCACCGACGGCTACGAACTCACCCTGTCCGGTGTGCTGCTCGGCTCCCCGCGGTACATGTGCCCCGAGCACGCCACGGGCGACCCGATGGGCCCGGAGGGGGACGTGTTCTGTCTCGGCTCGGTCCTCGCCTTCGCCGCCACCGGGAACGCGCCCTTCGACGGCTCGTCGGCGGCCACCCTGCTGTACCAAGTGGTGCACGGCACGCCGGATCTGACGGGTGTTCCGGACCCGCTGGACACGATCATCGAGCTCTGTCTCGACAAGTCCCCGACGGCCCGGCCCACTCCGGACCGAGTGTCGGCGGCGTGCGCGCCGGGGGGTACCGACGCACTGGACTGGGAGGGCTGGCTGCCGGAACCCATGGCCGCCTCGATCAGCCAACAGGCCGCCGACCTCATGGACCTGGACCTCGGCCCCGGTTCGGGTGCGGACGTCGTCGAGCGGGAGGCCGCCTGCGCCGGCACCGGCAGCACCGTCGCCGCCGGTGTCCGTACCGACCCGCGCGTGGCCGTTCAGCAGCTCGTCACCGAGCGCCCGAGCCCCAGCCGTGTCGTCTTCCCCAAAGCACCGACGCCCAGCCCGCCGCCCGAGAAGTCGCCCGACCCCGTCACTCACCGCTCGCGGCGACGGGCCCGGCCCCGTCCCTCCCGCCGTACGGTCCTCGCGGCCGCCGCGCTCGGCGCCGTCGGCCTTGGTTCCGGCGTCGCCGCACTGCTCGATGAGCCGAAGGAAGGGTCCGAGTCGGCTCCGAAACCGGCGGGTCCGGCGCCGAAGCCGCTGTGGGTCTACCAGGGTGACGCGCTCGTCAAGGCACCGGCGACCTTCTACAAGGACACGGCCCTGCTGAAGTCGCAGTCGGGCGCGTTGTTCTGCCTCGGCCTCGCCGACGGCACCCGCCCCCGGTGGACCTACCGGGGCGTCAGCCAGTCACCCACCCCGCCACTCCTCGTCTCGGGCGACGTCGTCGCTCTCGGCACCGGCGCGACCGTGCTGGGCGTAGACCCGGCGACGGGCGTCGAGCGGTTCTCCCTGGACTTCGGCGAGGACTTCCGGTTCGACACGCTGCTCGGCGGGTTCAGCGACCAGAGGGTCACCATCTCGGGTCTGCGGTTCAGCCGCCCGGACGGGTCGCAGGGGTCGGCCACCTCCACGAACGTCGTCCTCAACACGGATCTCCGAGAGCGCCGGGCCAATGTCATCTCCATCAGCGAGGAGGACATCGGCCTCGATCTGAAGCCCGTCATGGCATCCAGCCGCTTCGTCTACATGGACGGACTGCACCGGCTCACGGCCCGTGGCACCGCGAGCCGTGGGAACGTGGTGTGGCGCCGGCCCATGAACTCCGACTCGGACGCCCGGTCGGCCCCGGTGGTGCTCGGCGGAACCGTCTTCGCCGTCGACAGCGAACTCATCGCCGTGGACCTGGAGTCCGGTGCGGTGCGCTGGCGGGTCAAGGAGGAGAAGGGCGGATTCGCCTCCGTCGCCGCCACGGCCGGCACGGTGTACTGCACCACCAGGAACCCGCACGGCGTCCAGGCGTTCGACGCCGCCGACGGCACCCGGCGCTGGTTCCGCCGGACCCCTCGGCTCGATCTGGGCAACGCCCTCGTCGCGGGCGGCGGCTCGGTGTTCGTCACGGCTGCCCGCAACAGGGACGGCTTCTACGCGCTCGACGCCCAAAAGGGCGAGCTGCTCTGGAACTTCACCGACGGCCGGGACACCGGCATCAACGACTGGCAGCTCGCCTGCGGCAGCGAAGGGCCGTTGATCGCCCAGCACTTCAACAAGGTGTACGCCCTCCCGATACCCCGCCTCTGA